Proteins co-encoded in one Callospermophilus lateralis isolate mCalLat2 chromosome 2, mCalLat2.hap1, whole genome shotgun sequence genomic window:
- the LOC143391154 gene encoding NXPE family member 1-like: protein MSSNAMLQKMLLVLIFLLVIAWVMSIISQNSTKLWSATNVPVSLNPWNISTNFLCSEKNMSPVKTLTETELEIRKILETLNKLIPPRPFTHMNTTTSATHSTATLLNPKDTYCRGDQLDILLEARDHLGHRKEYGGDFLRARMSSPALKAGASGKVTDFHNGTYLVSFTLFWEGQVSLSLLLIHPSEGVSALWRARNQGYDKIIFKGKFVNGTSQVFTECGLTLNSSSELCTYLYGRDQEAFYCKKPQHMPCEALTYMSSTNREISYLSVKEKSLFHKSKVGVEIMKDLKNIDVSHCNKSEKSTEKCQIGTKIPVPGGYTLQGRWITTFCNQIQLDTNNINGCLKGKLIYFLGDSTICQWIYYLPKVVKTLKYFDLHETGSFPKRLLLDAGRHTQIQWKKHGFPIITHNLYSVTDEAYIPREIDLISGDKNTAIAITFGHHFRPFPIDLFIRRAISVRKAIERLFLRSPDTKVIIKTENIREMHVETEWFGDFHGYIQYLILNDIFKDLNVGVIDAWDMTIAYGTNNLHPPDHVIRTQINMFLNYIC from the exons CTTTGGTCTGCTACAAATGTACCTGTCAGCTTAAATCCCTGGAACATCTCCACAAACTTTTTGTGTTCTGAAAAAAACATGAGCCCTGTAAAGACACTAACAGAAACTGAGCTGGAAATAAGGAAGATCCTGGAAACACTAAACAAGCTGATCCCGCCCAGACCCTTCACCCACATGAACACCACCACCAGTGCCACACACAGCACAGCCACCCTCCTCAACCCTAAAGACACATACTGCAGGGGGGACCAGCTGGACATCCTGCTGGAGGCCAGGGACCACCTGGGACACAGGAAGGAATATGGAGGGGACTTCCTTAGGGCCAGGatgtcctccccagccctgaaggCAGGCGCCTCAGGAAAGGTGACAGACTTCCACAATGGCACCTACCTTGTCAGCTTCACTCTGTTCTGGGAGGGCcaggtctctctgtctctcctgctCATCCACCCCAGTGAAGGGGTGTCGGCTCTCTGGAGGGCAAGGAACCAAGGCtatgataaaattattttcaaaggtAAATTTGTTAATGGCACCTCCCAAGTCTTCACTGAATGTGGCCTGACCCTAAACTCTAGCTCTGAACTGTGCACCTACCTGTATGGGAGAGACCAGGAAGCCTTCTACTGCAAGAAGCCTCAACACATGCCCTGTGAGGCCCTAACCTATATGTCCTCCACGAACCGAGAAATTTCTTATCTTTCAGTCAAAGAGAAAAGCCTTTTCCATAA GTCCAAAGTGGGAGTTGAAATTATGAAAGACCTTAAAAATATTGATGTCTCCCATTGCAACA AGAGTGAAAAGAGCACAGAGAAATGCCAAATTGGAACGAAGATTCCTGTCCCTGGTGGATACACTTTACAAGGAAGGTGGATAACAACATTTTGTAACCAGATTCAACTAGATACAAATAACATCAATGGCTGCTTGAAAGGAAAACTCATTTACTTTCTGGGAGACTCCACAATATGTCAGTGGATCTACTACTTACCCAAAGTAGTAAAAA caCTGAAATATTTTGATCTTCATGAAACCGGATCTTTTCCGAAGCGTTTGCTTCTGGATGCTGGAAGACATACTCAAATTCAATGGAAAAAACATGGCTTTCCTATTATCACTCATAATCTCTACTCTGTGACAGATGAAGCTTACATCCCTCGAGAAATTGACCTAATATCAGGGGATAAAAACACAGCCATTGCGATAACCTTTGGCCACCACTTCAGACCCTTCCCCATTGACCTTTTCATTCGCAGGGCCATCAGTGTTCGAAAAGCTATTGAACGACTATTCCTAAGAAGCCCAGACACTAAGGTGATCATTAAGACAGAAAATATCAGGGAGATGCACGTAGAAACAGAGTGGTTTGGAGACTTCCATGGTTATATTCAGTATCTTATCCTGAATGACATTTTCAAAGACCTCAATGTGGGTGTCATTGATGCCTGGGACATGACCATTGCATATGGCACCAATAATCTCCACCCACCTGATCATGTGATTCGAACTCAGATTAACATGTTCTTAAACTACATTTGCTAA